Proteins encoded within one genomic window of Alosa alosa isolate M-15738 ecotype Scorff River chromosome 24, AALO_Geno_1.1, whole genome shotgun sequence:
- the LOC125289380 gene encoding uncharacterized protein LOC125289380 isoform X12, which yields MWPLHPTLCRQSPTPLPARVHGDPRVSPLSAPLLPRSTLLLLTLAPPHLERPPCTVTRRSKSFRDSLAEPGSALTRPTSLPSEPEPDSIPERPLQTCEWRHQVVPTVVRPNVRRPQVSPAVESPVPMPVSSPLCPTPALPSPLPSAISSPPPQNQVPISLLPGPVSASLSDTQTEYQRQLSTLTEEELSSSISPTEEKQMNLGRTESRGYERKREGDSVFGLEVVKAAKGSGSMTALVPACPRTSSIPGFPSMQITSTGTGLGSCSVDKSTLWEKQSKALHVLQVDIPKEQRDMMTGMVNLGPSCPKRARTDGFPSVDSPKSVVCQVERAANMVNLTPSCPSVARVIGMPSIRNAYINETAWPVNKFPTWQKPLKRKTSVTILSTPFPQMSKRNKKMMKNMFAIVPSCPSASSIPGFPSARRTQKAQMPSMKSLFPSCPNKSNIAGIPSKLAQPADKPNVEWLNVRGDLWVRQPQKRPDLPRQIFVEDTKICSTMWALVPSCPIAASVPGFPSAPQHITDKHQIRKEPAMGNIAHACPKLSIVPGMPSQDETNVDQIPDKTVLWEKPPQMKSFAIEMLESGDKTIGKDMVSLVPSCPEVARHPGFPSAPRSHVNLEPNMVDILPCCPKIARVPGCPSIESAVASERPSDIQFFIWSKPLKDKLVGITGITCYSGPEYRNMYALVPSCPTKACAPGFPSAPQPKCWEMSNMINMTSSCPKISCAPGIPCTERLQTGPWLFINMPEWEKPFRSPQSLVQTSSVLESLPNESHIMQRMVSLAPICPRKACAQGFPSSPLPVAKKMPYMFSLLPSIPRVSGILGMPSSTMLIFDISHSKPWSVHSCTEVKKPLKERSAMITACQYDRETVANMFLLKPTCPIRATNPGLPSLCRPPVVEEHTSSALSPSCPKESCIPGIPSLLINQAQSQEAVSYKQLSLERPLRATQFGTALPYPITDNTEVYKDMVVLLPSCPRQARIPGFPSAPPPPKVDSESLACPEIAPNDQTENIVKVITEQSVVEDTDVSDLVTCEDIEDTGICIEVKQISDISFIGKPGSPAKGECKEDVVLVDNPSPSSAHDTADLSESGLVLDWEVLEAEDSSVEKEGGSSGLVKTIVDVFHKGYETVAAILHPSSPSPPHPTDMDNLKHFSSSVDPGDTDGLIQSKEEAMGASSYLGAEEAVTFPEAAESYMYHLSEGRSESALEDECWLVEGSGFSVMKKWPPLTEHDLYEINKEEEFSEVKEVEEKALCVDLLSQTKEKTSGQEADSGPSKVLEQSIPTLPVDTEEEQSKQMFLEQGPGHLSAKGAIVPSLLQPTTEETPLVSQRSPSTDGSVVDLVPPRRTKRKDSLNREAVQAVDSDTGNTERVALSSVGKLTPSQRSKKDKSEGSQSVETSAVESVSSMESFEGDRQQQVTLSLLEMVDGVSSKLAVEEKAPQTLDNKADSSKMPQVPTDEKEIEQPRTLDVSLPLPQTKKQLSAPISDDSVPLKTDALENKGTSKDIDTHSAEHNQTVPAALPTAEFVPPPRIKKETPSPLLTKDNSTSKAQSRDRSPAQKELVVPMRKRKGRSQSCKVSQVSGTETGRDMKLEISESDKSLDSEIRSTFNAQSRGRSPGPKDLVVPIRKKKGRSQSCEVSAVSGTGSWRETRLRTQESDKPPTKENRSSFLLTETTSTSNTQSRGRSPGPKDLVVPIRIKKGRSQSCEVAAVSGTGSWRETRLRTQESDKVPAEVSDQKKPDTDISEIISGVKMRKKPAELPVPMPRVIKRRSGSFLDDIPATDKEAWGKAITERLTNLPVPMPRLKKQLSGSFMDVASSHAESQSCAVEAAVEMVAKVREGLSNLPVPMPRAKKTPQWIFPG from the exons CTGCTTCCCTCTCTGACACGCAGACAG AGTACCAGAGACAGTTGAGCACACTGACAGAAGAGGAGCTCTCCAGTTCAATAAGTCCAA CGGAAGAAAAACAAATGAACCTTGGTCGCACAGAATCAAGAGGCTATGAGAGAAAACGGGAAGGCGACTCTGTGTTTGGACTGGAGGTTGTCAAGGCAGCAAAAGG ATCTGGAAGTATGACTGCTTTGGTGCCAGCATGTCCAAGAACAAGCAGTATCCCAGGATTCCCGTCCATGCAAATCACTAGCACAGGCACAGGATTAGGGAGCTGCTCAGTTGACAAAAGCACATTGTGGGAGAAACAATCAAAGGCATTGCATGTCTTGCAAGTGGACATACCAAAAGAGCAAAGAGACATGATGACAGGGATGGTGAATTTAGGACCTTCTTGCCCAAAGAGGGCCAGAACAGATGGTTTTCCATCTGTAGACTCGCCAAAATCAGTGGTCTGTCAAGTCGAAAGGGCAGCAAATATGGTAAATCTCACACCATCTTGCCCAAGTGTAGCTAGAGTCATAGGAATGCCATCCATTAGGAATGCCTACATCAATGAGACAGCTTGGCCAGTTAACAAATTCCCCACATGGCAGAAACCTCTAAAGAGAAAAACATCAGTAACTATATTGTCCACACCATTCCCTCAAATGTCAAAACGAAACAAAAAAATGATGAAAAACATGTTTGCCATTGTTCCCTCATGTCCCTCAGCCTCAAGTATCCCTGGATTCCCATCAGCAAGGAGAACTCAGAAAGCACAAATGCCATCCATGAAGTCTCTGTTCCCATCATGCCCAAACAAATCTAATATTGCTGGTATCCCTTCAAAGTTAGCCCAGCCAGCAGACAAACCTAACGTTGAGTGGCTAAATGTCAGGGGAGATCTGTGGGTGAGGCAACCACAGAAGAGACCAGATTTACCCAGGCAGATATTTGTAGAGGACACAAAGATCTGTAGCACAATGTGGGCTCTGGTGCCATCCTGCCCCATTGCTGCCTCAGTCCCTGGTTTCCCTTCGGCACCTCAGCATATAACAGATAAGCATCAGATACGAAAAGAGCCTGCCATGGGAAATATTGCACATGCTTGCCCAAAGTTGTCTATAGTTCCTGGAATGCCATCTCAAGATGAGACTAATGTTGATCAGATTCCTGACAAAACTGTTCTATGGGAAAAGCCTCCTCAAATGAAGAGTTTTGCCATAGAAATGTTAGAGTCAGGTGATAAAACAATTGGTAAAGATATGGTGTCTTTGGTGCCTTCATGCCCAGAAGTTGCAAGACATCCTGGGTTTCCATCTGCCCCACGATCCCATGTTAATTTAGAGCCAAATATGGTGGATATTCTCCCATGTTGTCCAAAGATAGCAAGGGTTCCTGGTTGCCCATCCATAGAGAGTGCTGTGGCATCAGAAAGGCCTAGTGACATCCAGTTCTTCATTTGGAGCAAGCCATTAAAAGATAAGTTGGTAGGAATTACAGGTATTACTTGTTACTCAGGCCCAGAGTATAGAAATATGTATGCACTTGTGCCATCTTGCCCAACAAAAGCATGTGCTCCTGGGTTCCCATCAGCCCCACAACCCAAGTGTTGGGAAATGTCCAATATGATAAATATGACATCTTCTTGTCCAAAAATATCCTGTGCTCCCGGGATCCCTTGCACTGAGAGACTGCAGACTGGGCCGTGGCTTTTTATCAACATGCCAGAATGGGAGAAACCATTCAGAAGTCCGCAGTCATTGGTACAGACTTCCTCTGTCCTGGAAAGTTTGCCAAATGAAAGTCATATAATGCAAAGAATGGTATCTTTAGCACCAATATGCCCGAGAAAAGCTTGTGCTCAAGGTTTCCCCTCTTCCCCGCTACCAGTAGCTAAAAAGATGCCATATATGTTTTCCCTTCTTCCATCCATCCCAAGAGTCAGTGGCATACTGGGCATGCCCTCTTCAACTATGTTGATTTTTGACATAAGCCATTCAAAACCATGGTCAGTGCACTCATGTACAGAGGTCAAGAAACCACTGAAGGAGAGGTCTGCCATGATCACTGCCTGTCAGTATGATAGAGAGACTGTGGCAAACATGTTTCTCTTGAAACCAACATGTCCAATCAGGGCTACAAATCCTGGCCTTCCATCTTTATGTAGGCCCCCAGTAGTGGAGGAACATACATCGAGTGCGCTTTCTCCTTCATGCCCAAAGGAGTCTTGCATCCCTGGAATTCCCTCTTTACTGATAAACCAAGCTCAATCACAAGAAGCTGTATCATATAAGCAACTGTCACTGGAGAGACCTTTGAGGGCAACACAATTTGGAACTGCACTTCCCTATCCCATAACTGATAACACAGAGGTTTATAAAGATATGGTGGTCTTGCTACCATCTTGCCCAAGACAGGCAAGGATCCCTGGGTTCCCAtctgctcctcctccccctAAAGTGGACTCTGAAAGTCTAGCTTGCCCTGAGATAGCACCGAATGATCAAACTGAGAACATTGTTAAGGTTATCACTGAGCAAAGTGTAGTGGAGGATACAGACGTGTCGGACTTGGTGACATGCGAGGACATTGAAGACACTG GAATATGCATTGAAGTGAAGCAAATAAGTGATATTTCATTCATTGG CAAACCTGGTAGTCCAGCCAAAGGGGAATGTAAAGAGGATGTGGTCCTTGTAGACAACCCCTCCCCATCCTCTGCACATGACACTGCAGACCTCTCAGAGTCTGGGCTTGTGTTAGATTGGGAGGTGTTGGAAGCTGAGGACTCTTCTgtagaaaaagagggagggtcGTCAGGCCTTGTAAAGACGATAGTTGATGTCTTTCACAAAGG TTATGAGACTGTTGCTGCAATATTACATCCCTCAAGCCCATCACCTCCACATCCCACTGATATGGACAATCTCAAgcatttctcctcctctgtggaCCCCGGTGACACTGATGGACTTATTCAAAGCAAGGAGGAAGCAATGGGAGCATCATCATACCTTGGAGCAGAGGAAGCAGTGACGTTTCCTGAAGCTGCAGAGTCATATATGTACCATTtatctgagggcagatctgagTCGGCCTTAGAGGATGAGTGTTGGCTGGTTGAAGGTAGTGGTTTTAGTGTGATGAAGAAATGGCCTCCTCTAACAGAGCATGATCTCTATGAGATCAACAAAGAGGAGGAATTCTCTGAGGTGAAGGAAGTGGAAGAGAAAGCCTTGTGTGTGGACTTGCTGAGCCAAACTAAAGAGAAAACGTCAGGACAGGAGGCAGACTCTGGACCAAGTAAGGTATTGGAGCAGAGCATACCAACACTCCCTGTTGACACAGAGGAGGAACAAAGTAAACAGATGTTTCTGGAACAGGG TCCCGGGCACCTCAGTGCAAAAGGGGCTATTGTTCCTTCTCTTCTACAGCCCACCACTGAGGAGACTCCACTCGTCTCACAAAGGTCTCCCAGCACTGATGGATCAGTAGTCGATCTGGTTCCACCACGACGTACAAAGAGAAAAGACAGTTTAAACAGAGAGGCTGTACAGGCTGTTGATTCAGATACAGGGAACACTGAGAGGGTTGCTCTCTCTAGTGTTGGTAAACTCACTCCATCTCAGCGAAGCAAGAAGGACAAGTCAGAGGGTTCTCAAAGTGTAGAGACTTCTGCTGTTGAAAGTGTGTCTTCGATGGAGTCTTTTGAAGGTGATAGGCAGCAGCAGGTAACTTTGTCCTTACTGGAAATGGTAGATGGGGTTTCCTCTAAACTTGCTGTGGAGGAAAAAGCTCCTCAGACACTGGATAATAAAGCTGATTCATCTAAAATGCCTCAAGTGCCTACagatgagaaagagatagaacaACCTAGAACTTTAGATGTATCTCTCCCGTTGCCACAGACTAAAAAACAACTTAGTGCCCCTATCTCTGATGATTCTGTACCACTTAAAACAGATGCGCTGGAAAACAAGGGTACATCCAAAGACATTGACACTCATTCTGCTGAACACAATCAGACTGTACCTGCAGCTTTGCCAACTGCAGAATTTGTACCACCACCACGTATCAAGAAAGAAacaccctctcctcttctcactaAAGACAATTCTACCTCTAAAGCTCAGTCTAGAGACCGTTCACCAGCACAAAAAGAACTGGTGGTGCCCATGAGAAAAAGGAAGGGCAGGTCTCAATCATGCAAAGTATCCCAAGTAAGCGGTACTGAGACTGGGAGGGATATGAAGCTGGAGATCTCAGAGTCAGATAAATCTCTAGACTCAGAAATCAGGTCCACGTTTAATGCTCAGTCTAGGGGTCGATCACCAGGGCCGAAGGATCTGGTGGTGCCCATTCGAAAGAAGAAGGGCAGGTCTCAGTCATGCGAAGTCTCTGCAGTTAGTGGTACGGGAAGTTGGAGGGAGACAAGGCTAAGGACTCAAGAGTCAGATAAACCTCCAACCAAAGAAAACAGGTCGTCTTTTCTTCTCACAGAAACCACATCCACGTCTAACACTCAGTCTAGGGGTCGATCACCTGGGCCAAAGGACCTGGTGGTGCCCATTCGAATAAAAAAGGGCAGGTCTCAGTCATGCGAAGTCGCTGCAGTTAGTGGTACGGGAAGTTGGAGGGAGACAAGGCTAAGGACTCAAGAGTCAGATAAGGTTCCAGCCGAAGTATCGGATCAGAAGAAACCAGACACAGACATTTCTGAGATCATATCTGGAGTGAAGATGCGGAAGAAACCTGCAGAGCTGCCTGTTCCCATGCCCCGTGTTATCAAGCGCCGGAGCGGATCATTTCTAGATGACATTCCAGCAACGGACAAAGAGGCCTGGGGTAAGGCCATCACTGAGAGGCTAACAAACTTACCTGTTCCCATGCCTCGGCTGAAGAAGCAATTGAGTGGATCTTTCATGGATGTTGCCTCATCACATGCAGAATCTCAGTCATGTGCAGTGGAAGCAGCAGTGGAGATGGTGGCCAAGGTGAGAGAGGGCCTGTCAAATTTACCTGTCCCGATGCCTCGTGCTAAAAAAACGCCTCAGTGGATCTTTCCTGGATGA
- the LOC125289380 gene encoding uncharacterized protein LOC125289380 isoform X11 — MWPLHPTLCRQSPTPLPARVHGDPRVSPLSAPLLPRSTLLLLTLAPPHLERPPCTVTRRSKSFRDSLAEPGSALTRPTSLPSEPEPDSIPERPLQTCEWRHQVVPTVVRPNVRRPQVSPAVESPVPMPVSSPLCPTPALPSPLPSAISSPPPQNQVPISLLPGPVSASLSDTQTEYQRQLSTLTEEELSSSISPTEEKQMNLGRTESRGYERKREGDSVFGLEVVKAAKGPDSMTSMLPSSSKKSSLSELTYFELPKTRSDGPKTPPIEASLDPTSHPASPVSSSSVVVSASPLESKEAPNTSAFVLKPAHPSPPRSVSGQGAVVAPERDKAVLPLSVHQFPHSALLEGKELRDWREETQTGKDWKERREEKEQKVTFSSEREASKSIGDLEKPHSDWGSGSMTALVPACPRTSSIPGFPSMQITSTGTGLGSCSVDKSTLWEKQSKALHVLQVDIPKEQRDMMTGMVNLGPSCPKRARTDGFPSVDSPKSVVCQVERAANMVNLTPSCPSVARVIGMPSIRNAYINETAWPVNKFPTWQKPLKRKTSVTILSTPFPQMSKRNKKMMKNMFAIVPSCPSASSIPGFPSARRTQKAQMPSMKSLFPSCPNKSNIAGIPSKLAQPADKPNVEWLNVRGDLWVRQPQKRPDLPRQIFVEDTKICSTMWALVPSCPIAASVPGFPSAPQHITDKHQIRKEPAMGNIAHACPKLSIVPGMPSQDETNVDQIPDKTVLWEKPPQMKSFAIEMLESGDKTIGKDMVSLVPSCPEVARHPGFPSAPRSHVNLEPNMVDILPCCPKIARVPGCPSIESAVASERPSDIQFFIWSKPLKDKLVGITGITCYSGPEYRNMYALVPSCPTKACAPGFPSAPQPKCWEMSNMINMTSSCPKISCAPGIPCTERLQTGPWLFINMPEWEKPFRSPQSLVQTSSVLESLPNESHIMQRMVSLAPICPRKACAQGFPSSPLPVAKKMPYMFSLLPSIPRVSGILGMPSSTMLIFDISHSKPWSVHSCTEVKKPLKERSAMITACQYDRETVANMFLLKPTCPIRATNPGLPSLCRPPVVEEHTSSALSPSCPKESCIPGIPSLLINQAQSQEAVSYKQLSLERPLRATQFGTALPYPITDNTEVYKDMVVLLPSCPRQARIPGFPSAPPPPKVDSESLACPEIAPNDQTENIVKVITEQSVVEDTDVSDLVTCEDIEDTGICIEVKQISDISFIGKPGSPAKGECKEDVVLVDNPSPSSAHDTADLSESGLVLDWEVLEAEDSSVEKEGGSSGLVKTIVDVFHKGYETVAAILHPSSPSPPHPTDMDNLKHFSSSVDPGDTDGLIQSKEEAMGASSYLGAEEAVTFPEAAESYMYHLSEGRSESALEDECWLVEGSGFSVMKKWPPLTEHDLYEINKEEEFSEVKEVEEKALCVDLLSQTKEKTSGQEADSGPSKVLEQSIPTLPVDTEEEQSKQMFLEQGPGHLSAKGAIVPSLLQPTTEETPLVSQRSPSTDGSVVDLVPPRRTKRKDSLNREAVQAVDSDTGNTERVALSSVGKLTPSQRSKKDKSEGSQSVETSAVESVSSMESFEGDRQQQVTLSLLEMVDGVSSKLAVEEKAPQTLDNKADSSKMPQVPTDEKEIEQPRTLDVSLPLPQTKKQLSAPISDDSVPLKTDALENKGTSKDIDTHSAEHNQTVPAALPTAEFVPPPRIKKETPSPLLTKDNSTSKAQSRDRSPAQKELVVPMRKRKGRSQSCKVSQVSGTETGRDMKLEISESDKSLDSEIRSTFNAQSRGRSPGPKDLVVPIRKKKGRSQSCEVSAVSGTGSWRETRLRTQESDKPPTKENRSSFLLTETTSTSNTQSRGRSPGPKDLVVPIRIKKGRSQSCEVAAVSGTGSWRETRLRTQESDKVPAEVSDQKKPDTDISEIISGVKMRKKPAELPVPMPRVIKRRSGSFLDDIPATDKEAWGKAITERLTNLPVPMPRLKKQLSGSFMDVASSHAESQSCAVEAAVEMVAKVREGLSNLPVPMPRAKKTPQWIFPG; from the exons CTGCTTCCCTCTCTGACACGCAGACAG AGTACCAGAGACAGTTGAGCACACTGACAGAAGAGGAGCTCTCCAGTTCAATAAGTCCAA CGGAAGAAAAACAAATGAACCTTGGTCGCACAGAATCAAGAGGCTATGAGAGAAAACGGGAAGGCGACTCTGTGTTTGGACTGGAGGTTGTCAAGGCAGCAAAAGG ACCAGACAGTATGACATCTATGCTGCCATCTAGTTCAAAGAAATCCAGTCTCTCAGAATTGACATATTTTGAGCTGCCAAAAACACGAAGTGATGGCCCAAAGACACCTCCCATAGAAGCATCCCTTGACCCCACCTCTCACCCTGCCTCACCTGTGAGCTCATCATCAGTGGTGGTATCTGCTTCCCCACTAGAGTCTAAAGAGGCCCCCAACACCTCTGCATTTGTTTTGAAGCCAGCACATCCTTCACCCCCTAGGTCGGTCTCTGGACAGGGTGCTGTGGTTGCCCCAGAGAGAGACAAGGCAGTTCTTCCCCTGTCTGTGCACCAGTTTCCACATAGCGCTTTGTTAGAGGGAAAGGAGTTGAGAGACTGGAGAGAAGAAACACAGACAGGAAAAGATTGGAAAGAAAGGAGGGAAGAAAAAGAGCAGAAAGTTACTTTCTCTTCTGAGAGAGAAGCATCCAAGAGCATAGGGGATCTTGAAAAGCCTCACTCAGATTGGGG ATCTGGAAGTATGACTGCTTTGGTGCCAGCATGTCCAAGAACAAGCAGTATCCCAGGATTCCCGTCCATGCAAATCACTAGCACAGGCACAGGATTAGGGAGCTGCTCAGTTGACAAAAGCACATTGTGGGAGAAACAATCAAAGGCATTGCATGTCTTGCAAGTGGACATACCAAAAGAGCAAAGAGACATGATGACAGGGATGGTGAATTTAGGACCTTCTTGCCCAAAGAGGGCCAGAACAGATGGTTTTCCATCTGTAGACTCGCCAAAATCAGTGGTCTGTCAAGTCGAAAGGGCAGCAAATATGGTAAATCTCACACCATCTTGCCCAAGTGTAGCTAGAGTCATAGGAATGCCATCCATTAGGAATGCCTACATCAATGAGACAGCTTGGCCAGTTAACAAATTCCCCACATGGCAGAAACCTCTAAAGAGAAAAACATCAGTAACTATATTGTCCACACCATTCCCTCAAATGTCAAAACGAAACAAAAAAATGATGAAAAACATGTTTGCCATTGTTCCCTCATGTCCCTCAGCCTCAAGTATCCCTGGATTCCCATCAGCAAGGAGAACTCAGAAAGCACAAATGCCATCCATGAAGTCTCTGTTCCCATCATGCCCAAACAAATCTAATATTGCTGGTATCCCTTCAAAGTTAGCCCAGCCAGCAGACAAACCTAACGTTGAGTGGCTAAATGTCAGGGGAGATCTGTGGGTGAGGCAACCACAGAAGAGACCAGATTTACCCAGGCAGATATTTGTAGAGGACACAAAGATCTGTAGCACAATGTGGGCTCTGGTGCCATCCTGCCCCATTGCTGCCTCAGTCCCTGGTTTCCCTTCGGCACCTCAGCATATAACAGATAAGCATCAGATACGAAAAGAGCCTGCCATGGGAAATATTGCACATGCTTGCCCAAAGTTGTCTATAGTTCCTGGAATGCCATCTCAAGATGAGACTAATGTTGATCAGATTCCTGACAAAACTGTTCTATGGGAAAAGCCTCCTCAAATGAAGAGTTTTGCCATAGAAATGTTAGAGTCAGGTGATAAAACAATTGGTAAAGATATGGTGTCTTTGGTGCCTTCATGCCCAGAAGTTGCAAGACATCCTGGGTTTCCATCTGCCCCACGATCCCATGTTAATTTAGAGCCAAATATGGTGGATATTCTCCCATGTTGTCCAAAGATAGCAAGGGTTCCTGGTTGCCCATCCATAGAGAGTGCTGTGGCATCAGAAAGGCCTAGTGACATCCAGTTCTTCATTTGGAGCAAGCCATTAAAAGATAAGTTGGTAGGAATTACAGGTATTACTTGTTACTCAGGCCCAGAGTATAGAAATATGTATGCACTTGTGCCATCTTGCCCAACAAAAGCATGTGCTCCTGGGTTCCCATCAGCCCCACAACCCAAGTGTTGGGAAATGTCCAATATGATAAATATGACATCTTCTTGTCCAAAAATATCCTGTGCTCCCGGGATCCCTTGCACTGAGAGACTGCAGACTGGGCCGTGGCTTTTTATCAACATGCCAGAATGGGAGAAACCATTCAGAAGTCCGCAGTCATTGGTACAGACTTCCTCTGTCCTGGAAAGTTTGCCAAATGAAAGTCATATAATGCAAAGAATGGTATCTTTAGCACCAATATGCCCGAGAAAAGCTTGTGCTCAAGGTTTCCCCTCTTCCCCGCTACCAGTAGCTAAAAAGATGCCATATATGTTTTCCCTTCTTCCATCCATCCCAAGAGTCAGTGGCATACTGGGCATGCCCTCTTCAACTATGTTGATTTTTGACATAAGCCATTCAAAACCATGGTCAGTGCACTCATGTACAGAGGTCAAGAAACCACTGAAGGAGAGGTCTGCCATGATCACTGCCTGTCAGTATGATAGAGAGACTGTGGCAAACATGTTTCTCTTGAAACCAACATGTCCAATCAGGGCTACAAATCCTGGCCTTCCATCTTTATGTAGGCCCCCAGTAGTGGAGGAACATACATCGAGTGCGCTTTCTCCTTCATGCCCAAAGGAGTCTTGCATCCCTGGAATTCCCTCTTTACTGATAAACCAAGCTCAATCACAAGAAGCTGTATCATATAAGCAACTGTCACTGGAGAGACCTTTGAGGGCAACACAATTTGGAACTGCACTTCCCTATCCCATAACTGATAACACAGAGGTTTATAAAGATATGGTGGTCTTGCTACCATCTTGCCCAAGACAGGCAAGGATCCCTGGGTTCCCAtctgctcctcctccccctAAAGTGGACTCTGAAAGTCTAGCTTGCCCTGAGATAGCACCGAATGATCAAACTGAGAACATTGTTAAGGTTATCACTGAGCAAAGTGTAGTGGAGGATACAGACGTGTCGGACTTGGTGACATGCGAGGACATTGAAGACACTG GAATATGCATTGAAGTGAAGCAAATAAGTGATATTTCATTCATTGG CAAACCTGGTAGTCCAGCCAAAGGGGAATGTAAAGAGGATGTGGTCCTTGTAGACAACCCCTCCCCATCCTCTGCACATGACACTGCAGACCTCTCAGAGTCTGGGCTTGTGTTAGATTGGGAGGTGTTGGAAGCTGAGGACTCTTCTgtagaaaaagagggagggtcGTCAGGCCTTGTAAAGACGATAGTTGATGTCTTTCACAAAGG TTATGAGACTGTTGCTGCAATATTACATCCCTCAAGCCCATCACCTCCACATCCCACTGATATGGACAATCTCAAgcatttctcctcctctgtggaCCCCGGTGACACTGATGGACTTATTCAAAGCAAGGAGGAAGCAATGGGAGCATCATCATACCTTGGAGCAGAGGAAGCAGTGACGTTTCCTGAAGCTGCAGAGTCATATATGTACCATTtatctgagggcagatctgagTCGGCCTTAGAGGATGAGTGTTGGCTGGTTGAAGGTAGTGGTTTTAGTGTGATGAAGAAATGGCCTCCTCTAACAGAGCATGATCTCTATGAGATCAACAAAGAGGAGGAATTCTCTGAGGTGAAGGAAGTGGAAGAGAAAGCCTTGTGTGTGGACTTGCTGAGCCAAACTAAAGAGAAAACGTCAGGACAGGAGGCAGACTCTGGACCAAGTAAGGTATTGGAGCAGAGCATACCAACACTCCCTGTTGACACAGAGGAGGAACAAAGTAAACAGATGTTTCTGGAACAGGG TCCCGGGCACCTCAGTGCAAAAGGGGCTATTGTTCCTTCTCTTCTACAGCCCACCACTGAGGAGACTCCACTCGTCTCACAAAGGTCTCCCAGCACTGATGGATCAGTAGTCGATCTGGTTCCACCACGACGTACAAAGAGAAAAGACAGTTTAAACAGAGAGGCTGTACAGGCTGTTGATTCAGATACAGGGAACACTGAGAGGGTTGCTCTCTCTAGTGTTGGTAAACTCACTCCATCTCAGCGAAGCAAGAAGGACAAGTCAGAGGGTTCTCAAAGTGTAGAGACTTCTGCTGTTGAAAGTGTGTCTTCGATGGAGTCTTTTGAAGGTGATAGGCAGCAGCAGGTAACTTTGTCCTTACTGGAAATGGTAGATGGGGTTTCCTCTAAACTTGCTGTGGAGGAAAAAGCTCCTCAGACACTGGATAATAAAGCTGATTCATCTAAAATGCCTCAAGTGCCTACagatgagaaagagatagaacaACCTAGAACTTTAGATGTATCTCTCCCGTTGCCACAGACTAAAAAACAACTTAGTGCCCCTATCTCTGATGATTCTGTACCACTTAAAACAGATGCGCTGGAAAACAAGGGTACATCCAAAGACATTGACACTCATTCTGCTGAACACAATCAGACTGTACCTGCAGCTTTGCCAACTGCAGAATTTGTACCACCACCACGTATCAAGAAAGAAacaccctctcctcttctcactaAAGACAATTCTACCTCTAAAGCTCAGTCTAGAGACCGTTCACCAGCACAAAAAGAACTGGTGGTGCCCATGAGAAAAAGGAAGGGCAGGTCTCAATCATGCAAAGTATCCCAAGTAAGCGGTACTGAGACTGGGAGGGATATGAAGCTGGAGATCTCAGAGTCAGATAAATCTCTAGACTCAGAAATCAGGTCCACGTTTAATGCTCAGTCTAGGGGTCGATCACCAGGGCCGAAGGATCTGGTGGTGCCCATTCGAAAGAAGAAGGGCAGGTCTCAGTCATGCGAAGTCTCTGCAGTTAGTGGTACGGGAAGTTGGAGGGAGACAAGGCTAAGGACTCAAGAGTCAGATAAACCTCCAACCAAAGAAAACAGGTCGTCTTTTCTTCTCACAGAAACCACATCCACGTCTAACACTCAGTCTAGGGGTCGATCACCTGGGCCAAAGGACCTGGTGGTGCCCATTCGAATAAAAAAGGGCAGGTCTCAGTCATGCGAAGTCGCTGCAGTTAGTGGTACGGGAAGTTGGAGGGAGACAAGGCTAAGGACTCAAGAGTCAGATAAGGTTCCAGCCGAAGTATCGGATCAGAAGAAACCAGACACAGACATTTCTGAGATCATATCTGGAGTGAAGATGCGGAAGAAACCTGCAGAGCTGCCTGTTCCCATGCCCCGTGTTATCAAGCGCCGGAGCGGATCATTTCTAGATGACATTCCAGCAACGGACAAAGAGGCCTGGGGTAAGGCCATCACTGAGAGGCTAACAAACTTACCTGTTCCCATGCCTCGGCTGAAGAAGCAATTGAGTGGATCTTTCATGGATGTTGCCTCATCACATGCAGAATCTCAGTCATGTGCAGTGGAAGCAGCAGTGGAGATGGTGGCCAAGGTGAGAGAGGGCCTGTCAAATTTACCTGTCCCGATGCCTCGTGCTAAAAAAACGCCTCAGTGGATCTTTCCTGGATGA